The Chloroherpetonaceae bacterium genome window below encodes:
- a CDS encoding lysophospholipid acyltransferase family protein, giving the protein MKKIGYLITYWLFLSLSYVSRLIPESFVPITASLIGRFLHHVLRLRLKMIESNLHLSFPNQTKEWYKTLLHKIYNNIALTFLEILRLPTINDAQIASKKFSFHIPPDVQNMIEKGQGGVVVSAHFSNWELLGISWAYSVFPLSIVYKAIRNPYLDKLFNQWRGVSGNALIEMSDASRLGMEAIRNGKYVVLLSDQSGHEDGVYASFLGREVPIFTGAALFALRSKSPMIFAVMLRKPDNTFEISVKTIPTEGLKFCREDVETLAKRYTQEIEKFIELHPEQWFWLHNRWKHAKD; this is encoded by the coding sequence ATGAAAAAAATTGGATACCTGATTACTTATTGGCTTTTTCTTTCGCTCTCTTATGTTTCAAGATTGATTCCAGAGTCCTTTGTTCCAATCACCGCTTCATTGATTGGGCGATTTCTTCATCATGTATTGAGGCTTCGATTAAAGATGATTGAATCGAACCTTCATTTATCATTTCCCAACCAAACAAAAGAATGGTATAAGACATTGCTTCACAAAATTTATAATAACATCGCGTTGACCTTTCTGGAAATTCTTCGATTGCCTACAATTAACGATGCACAAATTGCTTCGAAAAAATTTTCGTTTCATATCCCTCCTGATGTACAGAACATGATAGAAAAAGGTCAGGGAGGCGTTGTTGTTTCAGCGCATTTCAGCAATTGGGAATTGCTTGGTATTAGTTGGGCTTACAGCGTTTTCCCGCTTTCGATTGTCTATAAAGCCATTCGGAATCCTTATCTTGATAAACTTTTCAATCAATGGCGAGGAGTTTCCGGGAATGCATTAATCGAAATGAGTGATGCTTCCCGTTTAGGAATGGAGGCAATTCGAAACGGAAAATATGTGGTGCTGCTTTCTGATCAATCGGGTCATGAGGATGGTGTTTATGCATCTTTTCTTGGACGCGAAGTTCCTATTTTTACAGGTGCCGCACTCTTTGCCCTACGATCAAAATCTCCGATGATTTTTGCTGTGATGCTTCGCAAGCCCGATAACACTTTTGAAATCTCAGTCAAAACTATACCCACGGAAGGATTAAAATTTTGCCGTGAAGATGTTGAGACGCTTGCAAAACGTTATACCCAAGAAATCGAAAAATTTATTGAATTGCACCCCGAGCAATGGTTTTGGCTTCATAACCGTTGGAAACATGCAAAAGACTGA